One genomic segment of Alicycliphilus denitrificans K601 includes these proteins:
- a CDS encoding DUF3158 family protein produces the protein MTASPPISHSTRFVALEQADFQRLEHAGYLKGLLQPFKGKGSLETWASQCAALRDDVIGLAQRRVLPQARAYPFSLLDVQLAQQATGAGTTFLRWRNLDRSSMGVALWEALLANPATPASLIDELYAIELQRIVLNMQISLTHSIARQALECANKAAQAEAAYLRRVHGHTASVPPTTKESP, from the coding sequence ATGACAGCATCACCCCCTATCAGCCACTCCACGCGCTTCGTGGCGCTGGAACAGGCGGACTTCCAGCGGCTGGAACACGCAGGCTACCTAAAAGGCCTTTTACAGCCTTTTAAGGGTAAGGGGAGTCTGGAGACCTGGGCCAGCCAGTGCGCAGCGCTGCGCGACGACGTGATTGGCCTGGCGCAGCGGCGCGTGCTGCCCCAGGCGCGCGCCTATCCATTCAGTCTGCTCGACGTGCAACTGGCCCAGCAGGCCACTGGCGCAGGGACGACCTTCCTGCGCTGGCGCAACCTCGACCGTTCCTCCATGGGCGTGGCGTTGTGGGAGGCCCTGCTGGCCAACCCCGCGACGCCGGCCTCGCTGATCGACGAGCTGTACGCGATCGAATTGCAGCGCATCGTGCTGAACATGCAGATCAGCCTGACCCACAGCATCGCTCGCCAAGCCCTGGAATGCGCCAACAAGGCCGCGCAGGCCGAAGCGGCTTACCTGCGGCGCGTCCACGGGCATACCGCGTCCGTTCCACCCACCACCAAGGAGTCACCATGA
- a CDS encoding helicase-related protein produces MSLDLETVPETAVQGDLLETAASPLTLSLQDFVSEFGDELLDSLNRANPPVYTGQVRVHRQLILAALMRKLFPAQADVVHAVTELLVDRGERAAIVNGEMGCGKTTVGIATAAVLNAEGYRRTLVLSPPHLVYKWRREIQETVAGAKVWVLNGPDTLVKLLKLREQLGVPAQGQEFFVLGRVRMRMGFHWKPVFVRRRTPHGDVGACPDCGHVITDLDGEPINPVELEAEESRRKCSHCRAPLWSLIRPRGLSASDQSSTVLKALKRIPTIGEVTAQKLMQKFGDAFLASMLGDNIHEFINLMDGNGELVFSDRQAHRMERAMANMEFGFGEGGYQPSEFIKRQLPQGTFDLLIADEAHEYKNGGSAQGQAMGVLAAKARKTLLLTGTLMGGYGDDLFHLLFRALPGRMIEDGYRPTKSGSMTSAAMAFMRDHGVLKDIYSESTGTAHKTAKGTKVSVRTVKAPGFGPKGVLRCVLPFTVFLKLKDIGGNVLPPYDEEFREVAMDTAQAAAYRDLAGRLTQELKQALAKRDTTLLGVVLNVLLAWPDCCFRSETVVHPRTRNTLAFVPAQFNELELMPKERELIEICKQEKAEGRKTLVYSVYTGTRDTTSRLKVLLEQEGFKVAVLRASVDASRREDWIAEQLDRCIDVLITNPELVKTGLDLLEFPTIVFLQSGYNVYSLQQAARRSWRIGQKQPVRVIYLGYANSSQMTCLGLMARKIMVSQSTSGDEPESGLDVLNQDGDSVEVALARQLVH; encoded by the coding sequence ATGTCCCTCGATCTCGAAACCGTTCCCGAAACCGCTGTGCAGGGCGACCTGCTCGAAACGGCTGCTTCACCCCTCACGCTCAGCCTGCAGGACTTCGTATCGGAGTTCGGCGACGAGCTGCTCGACTCGCTCAACCGCGCCAATCCTCCGGTCTACACCGGCCAGGTGCGGGTGCATCGGCAACTGATCCTCGCCGCGCTCATGCGCAAGCTGTTCCCGGCGCAAGCCGATGTGGTCCATGCCGTCACCGAGCTACTGGTAGACCGCGGCGAACGCGCCGCGATCGTCAATGGCGAGATGGGTTGCGGCAAGACGACGGTGGGTATTGCCACCGCCGCCGTGCTCAACGCCGAAGGCTACCGCCGCACCCTGGTGCTCTCGCCACCCCACCTGGTCTACAAGTGGCGGCGCGAAATCCAGGAGACGGTGGCCGGTGCCAAGGTCTGGGTACTCAATGGCCCGGACACGCTGGTCAAGCTGCTGAAACTGCGCGAGCAGTTGGGCGTGCCGGCCCAGGGCCAGGAGTTCTTCGTCCTGGGCCGCGTGCGGATGCGGATGGGGTTCCACTGGAAACCTGTCTTCGTTCGGCGGCGCACGCCTCACGGCGACGTGGGGGCCTGCCCGGATTGCGGGCATGTCATCACCGACCTCGACGGCGAGCCGATCAACCCGGTCGAGCTGGAAGCCGAGGAGTCCCGCCGCAAGTGCAGCCACTGCCGTGCACCGCTGTGGTCGTTGATCCGTCCCAGAGGCCTGTCCGCCAGCGACCAGTCCTCGACCGTGCTCAAGGCACTGAAGCGTATTCCAACCATCGGGGAAGTCACCGCGCAGAAGCTGATGCAAAAGTTCGGTGACGCCTTCCTCGCGTCGATGCTCGGGGACAACATCCACGAGTTCATCAACCTGATGGATGGCAACGGCGAGCTGGTCTTCTCGGACCGGCAAGCCCACCGGATGGAACGCGCGATGGCCAACATGGAGTTCGGCTTCGGCGAGGGCGGCTACCAGCCGTCCGAGTTCATCAAGAGGCAGCTTCCCCAAGGCACGTTCGACCTGCTCATCGCCGACGAGGCGCACGAGTACAAGAACGGCGGCTCCGCACAGGGCCAGGCCATGGGCGTGTTGGCGGCCAAGGCGCGCAAGACGCTATTGCTCACCGGCACACTGATGGGCGGCTACGGCGACGACCTGTTCCACCTGCTGTTCCGAGCCCTGCCGGGGCGGATGATCGAAGACGGCTACCGGCCGACGAAGAGCGGCAGCATGACGTCGGCCGCGATGGCGTTCATGCGCGATCACGGCGTGCTCAAGGACATCTATTCCGAGAGCACGGGCACGGCGCACAAGACGGCCAAGGGCACCAAGGTATCGGTGCGCACGGTCAAGGCGCCGGGCTTCGGTCCGAAGGGCGTGCTGCGTTGCGTCCTGCCGTTCACGGTCTTCCTCAAGTTGAAGGACATCGGTGGCAACGTGTTGCCGCCCTACGACGAGGAGTTCCGCGAAGTCGCGATGGACACGGCGCAAGCCGCGGCCTACCGCGATCTGGCGGGTCGGCTGACCCAGGAGCTGAAGCAGGCCCTGGCGAAGCGCGACACGACGCTGCTCGGTGTGGTCCTCAACGTGCTGCTGGCCTGGCCGGACTGCTGCTTCCGGTCGGAGACGGTGGTGCATCCACGCACGCGCAACACCTTGGCCTTCGTGCCGGCTCAGTTCAACGAGCTGGAGCTGATGCCCAAGGAACGCGAGCTGATCGAGATCTGCAAGCAGGAGAAGGCAGAAGGTCGCAAGACCCTGGTCTATTCGGTCTACACCGGCACGCGTGACACCACGTCCCGCCTGAAGGTGCTGCTGGAGCAGGAAGGCTTCAAGGTGGCGGTGCTGCGCGCAAGCGTGGATGCCTCCCGCCGCGAGGACTGGATCGCCGAGCAGTTGGACCGTTGCATCGACGTGCTCATCACCAATCCCGAGCTGGTGAAAACCGGCCTGGACCTGTTGGAGTTCCCGACCATCGTGTTCCTCCAGTCGGGCTACAACGTGTACTCGCTGCAGCAGGCCGCCCGGCGCTCATGGCGCATCGGCCAGAAGCAGCCGGTGCGCGTGATCTATCTCGGCTACGCCAACTCCTCGCAGATGACCTGCCTGGGATTGATGGCCAGGAAGATCATGGTGTCGCAGAGCACGTCGGGCGATGAGCCTGAGTCAGGGCTCGATGTCCTGAACCAGGACGGCGACTCGGTGGAAGTGGCACTGGCCCGGCAGTTGGTGCATTGA
- a CDS encoding DUF3275 family protein, translating into MITIPGQLAIKTIHGRNGDFNVGRLATSIGEFVVKNAELDQYREGKYDGDFVIVEIRPSTYNANGRMVIEIRAHLGGMTLSNIDALSRDEARRLSPQEVDPIDEEAQAPAPASPPAKPKAKPRSPRDPLVDTTPFGSEPAPVSAAASAEADDAALFGALWPLGETVKLDATVDRRVLRQQRDRLDKLGYEFAPLSQDWHLKAA; encoded by the coding sequence ATGATCACCATCCCCGGCCAACTGGCCATCAAGACCATCCACGGCAGGAACGGCGACTTCAACGTCGGCCGCCTGGCGACCTCGATCGGCGAGTTCGTCGTGAAGAACGCCGAACTCGATCAGTACCGCGAGGGCAAGTACGACGGTGATTTCGTCATCGTCGAGATTCGCCCCTCCACGTACAACGCCAACGGCCGCATGGTCATCGAGATCCGCGCCCATCTGGGCGGGATGACGCTGTCCAACATCGACGCCCTGAGCCGCGACGAAGCCCGCCGGCTGAGTCCGCAGGAAGTCGATCCGATCGACGAGGAAGCGCAGGCGCCCGCGCCGGCATCGCCCCCGGCCAAGCCGAAGGCGAAGCCGCGCAGTCCGCGCGATCCCCTGGTCGATACCACGCCGTTCGGCAGCGAACCGGCTCCCGTGTCCGCTGCGGCCTCGGCCGAGGCAGACGACGCGGCGCTGTTCGGTGCCTTGTGGCCCCTGGGCGAGACTGTGAAGCTCGATGCGACCGTGGATCGTCGTGTGCTGCGTCAGCAGCGCGACCGTCTCGACAAGCTGGGCTACGAGTTCGCTCCGTTGTCCCAGGACTGGCACCTCAAAGCTGCCTGA
- a CDS encoding DNA topoisomerase III, protein MRVFLCEKPSQGKDIARVLGAGQRGNGCYSGAGVVVTWCIGHLVEAVPPEGYGEQYKRWAIEQLPILPERWRVEPKSATAAQFKVVQQLVAKAGELVIATDADREGEMIAREIIDLCSYRGPIQRLWLSALNDVSIRKALGALKPSAETLPLYFSALARSRADWLIGMNLSRLFTLLGRQAGYTGVLSVGRVQTPTLKLVVDRDREIARFVCVPFWAIEVALSHAGQSFVASWTPPQGSTDDAGRCLQQPVAQQAVERLRTAGAAQVRSVETERVREGPPLPFDLGTLQEVCSKQLGLDVQETLDIAQALYETHKATTYPRSDSGYLPESMLAEVPTVLDSMVKTDPSLRPLIERLDRQQRSRAWNDGKVSAHHGIIPTLEPANLSAMNEKELAVYRLIRAHYLAQFLPHHEFDRTVAQFSCGSQSLAAVGKQIAVIGWREVLATPGPDDADGEDAQRSQVLPALHAGLSCPVGKVDLKALKTLPPKPYTQGELIKAMKTVAKFVTDPRLKQKLRDTTGIGTEATRANIINGLIGRGYLVKKGRAVRASDAAFTLIDAVPSAIADPGTTAVWEHALDMIEAGQMALDTFIEKQAAWVGQLVQQYRGATLSLKLPPAPACPQCGAPMQQRTGKSGAFWSCSRYPDCKGTLPIESPTGRRSAPRKRRAASKAS, encoded by the coding sequence ATGCGCGTGTTCCTGTGCGAGAAGCCGTCCCAGGGCAAGGACATTGCCCGTGTGCTGGGCGCAGGCCAACGCGGCAACGGCTGCTACAGCGGCGCGGGTGTCGTCGTGACCTGGTGCATCGGTCATCTGGTGGAGGCGGTTCCGCCCGAAGGCTACGGCGAGCAATACAAGCGCTGGGCCATCGAGCAACTCCCCATTCTTCCTGAGCGTTGGCGTGTCGAGCCCAAGTCGGCGACCGCAGCGCAATTCAAGGTCGTGCAGCAGCTCGTCGCCAAGGCGGGCGAGCTGGTGATTGCGACCGACGCCGACCGCGAGGGCGAGATGATCGCCCGCGAGATCATCGACCTATGCAGCTACCGCGGGCCGATTCAGCGCCTGTGGCTGTCGGCGCTCAACGATGTGTCGATCCGCAAAGCGCTGGGTGCGCTCAAGCCGTCCGCCGAGACGCTGCCGCTGTATTTCTCCGCACTCGCCCGATCGCGCGCCGACTGGCTGATCGGGATGAACCTGAGCCGCTTGTTCACACTGCTGGGGCGTCAGGCCGGCTATACGGGCGTGCTGTCGGTGGGGCGCGTGCAGACGCCGACGCTGAAGTTGGTCGTGGATCGTGATCGCGAGATCGCGCGATTCGTCTGCGTACCGTTCTGGGCCATCGAGGTTGCGCTTTCGCATGCAGGCCAGTCCTTCGTCGCAAGCTGGACGCCGCCGCAAGGCAGCACCGACGATGCGGGCCGCTGCCTGCAACAGCCGGTGGCGCAGCAGGCCGTCGAGCGCCTGCGCACGGCCGGCGCCGCCCAGGTGCGGTCGGTAGAAACCGAGCGCGTGCGCGAAGGGCCGCCGCTGCCGTTCGACTTGGGCACGCTGCAGGAGGTGTGCTCCAAACAGTTGGGCCTCGATGTGCAGGAGACGCTGGACATCGCCCAGGCGCTGTACGAGACGCACAAGGCGACAACGTATCCGCGCTCGGATTCGGGCTACCTGCCCGAGAGCATGCTGGCCGAGGTACCGACCGTACTCGACAGCATGGTCAAGACCGACCCCAGCCTGCGGCCGCTGATCGAGCGCCTGGATCGCCAACAGCGCTCGCGTGCATGGAACGACGGCAAGGTGTCGGCTCACCACGGCATCATCCCGACGCTGGAGCCCGCCAACCTGTCGGCCATGAACGAGAAGGAACTGGCCGTCTACCGGCTGATCCGCGCCCATTACCTCGCGCAGTTCCTCCCGCACCATGAGTTCGACAGGACGGTGGCGCAGTTCTCATGCGGCAGTCAGTCGCTGGCGGCCGTGGGCAAGCAGATCGCCGTCATCGGCTGGCGTGAGGTGCTGGCGACGCCGGGGCCGGACGATGCCGATGGCGAGGATGCGCAGCGCAGCCAGGTGCTGCCCGCCCTGCATGCGGGCCTGTCCTGCCCGGTCGGAAAGGTGGATCTCAAGGCGCTGAAGACGCTGCCGCCCAAACCCTACACGCAGGGCGAGCTGATCAAGGCCATGAAGACCGTCGCCAAGTTCGTGACCGACCCGCGCCTGAAACAGAAGCTGCGAGATACCACCGGCATCGGCACCGAGGCGACACGCGCCAACATCATCAACGGTCTGATCGGTCGCGGCTACCTGGTCAAGAAAGGCCGTGCCGTCCGCGCTTCCGACGCGGCATTCACGCTCATCGACGCGGTGCCCTCGGCCATCGCCGACCCCGGCACTACGGCGGTGTGGGAGCACGCGCTCGACATGATCGAGGCCGGCCAGATGGCGTTGGACACCTTCATCGAGAAGCAGGCCGCGTGGGTCGGTCAGCTCGTGCAGCAGTACCGCGGCGCGACGCTCTCGCTCAAGCTGCCGCCGGCGCCGGCCTGCCCGCAGTGCGGCGCGCCGATGCAGCAGCGCACGGGCAAGAGCGGCGCGTTCTGGTCCTGCTCGCGCTACCCGGACTGCAAGGGCACGCTGCCGATCGAGTCCCCGACGGGCCGGCGCAGCGCACCGCGCAAGCGGCGCGCTGCCTCCAAGGCGTCCTGA
- a CDS encoding DUF3085 domain-containing protein, whose translation MTVRFKGTELRPVLAEAVANQCRVILVKDQGVYFLAERGERRPDGRQKTIAYAAGCNPDVDAFDDWWELARAEFGGDDFGEFFDPQEGVFARILHSEDDLDVSATTTHLSLQAVPPPSGN comes from the coding sequence ATGACTGTTCGATTCAAAGGCACGGAGCTGCGGCCCGTGCTCGCCGAAGCGGTGGCGAATCAATGCCGCGTCATCCTGGTCAAGGATCAGGGCGTGTACTTCCTGGCCGAGCGCGGCGAGCGCCGACCCGATGGTCGCCAGAAGACCATCGCCTATGCCGCCGGCTGCAACCCGGATGTCGATGCGTTCGATGACTGGTGGGAGCTGGCGCGCGCCGAGTTCGGCGGCGATGACTTTGGCGAGTTCTTCGATCCACAGGAGGGCGTGTTTGCGCGCATCCTGCACAGCGAGGACGACCTCGACGTGTCCGCCACCACGACACACCTGTCGCTGCAGGCGGTTCCTCCGCCCAGCGGTAACTGA
- a CDS encoding STY4534 family ICE replication protein yields MTTSNEKSYFDLHITGLGYLNRIREVKPKKGDAFLACDIAALNGPSDDVSYVRFDTRVSGSEAQHLVRRCIQAVDAEKKVMIGFRLGDLWTDTFTYSKGKRAGEQGVSLKARLLFVSWIKVDGKLVYKAEPKPTETDERDPEVPVTSDASAAQQASAPEPSKPVADAADDAADAPALAVAESF; encoded by the coding sequence ATGACCACTTCCAACGAAAAGTCCTACTTCGATCTGCACATCACCGGCCTCGGGTACCTCAATCGCATCCGCGAAGTGAAGCCCAAGAAAGGCGATGCGTTCCTGGCCTGCGACATCGCGGCTCTGAACGGTCCCAGCGATGACGTCTCGTATGTGCGTTTCGACACGCGCGTATCGGGTTCGGAAGCGCAGCACCTGGTGCGCCGCTGCATTCAGGCGGTCGACGCCGAGAAGAAGGTGATGATCGGCTTCCGCCTGGGCGACCTGTGGACCGACACCTTCACCTACTCCAAGGGCAAGCGTGCCGGCGAGCAGGGTGTGAGCCTCAAGGCCCGCCTGCTGTTCGTCAGTTGGATCAAGGTCGACGGCAAGCTCGTCTACAAGGCCGAACCCAAGCCGACCGAGACCGACGAGCGCGACCCGGAAGTCCCTGTGACGTCCGACGCGTCCGCTGCGCAGCAAGCCTCGGCACCGGAGCCTTCCAAGCCCGTCGCCGATGCTGCCGACGACGCAGCCGATGCCCCCGCATTGGCCGTTGCCGAGTCGTTCTGA
- a CDS encoding PFL_4669 family integrating conjugative element protein, producing the protein MANERTEPLQLNLGSLRSAMSLTLHTHHASRIWHGRAPTEGRPGIIGLNGFIGAMNKMKRGAEQDDPYSDWWMLRIEDKLADTKTRLQTLREQVDQALADVPAALSLGENMNVQPVKLPLFVNAQLGFMAVYLLADYDDLARKLILAHHTALIDRSTLERWLNDGAHALRSLFSLAQQYRYSGTTRDDFAAKNAAARAALEKFGELPQDVLEGTRRSRFAPPIARRSNKPGTPPAAPAIVPDAQAPTGGAADGAAGDEGVGA; encoded by the coding sequence ATGGCCAACGAACGCACAGAACCCCTGCAACTGAATCTCGGATCGCTGCGCAGCGCGATGTCGCTGACGCTGCACACGCACCACGCTTCGCGCATCTGGCACGGCCGCGCGCCGACCGAGGGGCGCCCCGGCATCATCGGTCTCAACGGCTTCATCGGCGCCATGAACAAGATGAAGCGCGGCGCCGAGCAGGACGACCCGTACTCGGACTGGTGGATGTTGCGGATCGAGGACAAGCTCGCCGACACCAAGACCCGCTTGCAGACCCTGCGCGAACAGGTGGATCAGGCCCTGGCCGACGTGCCAGCGGCGCTGTCCCTGGGCGAGAACATGAATGTGCAGCCGGTGAAGCTGCCGCTGTTCGTGAATGCACAACTCGGCTTCATGGCGGTGTACCTGCTGGCCGACTACGACGACCTGGCACGCAAGCTCATCCTGGCCCACCACACGGCGCTGATCGACCGCAGCACCTTGGAGCGCTGGCTCAATGATGGCGCGCACGCGCTGCGCAGCCTGTTCTCGCTGGCCCAGCAGTACCGCTACTCGGGCACGACGCGCGACGACTTCGCGGCGAAGAACGCGGCGGCGCGAGCGGCGCTGGAGAAGTTCGGCGAGTTGCCGCAGGACGTGCTGGAAGGCACGCGCCGCTCGCGCTTCGCGCCACCCATCGCGCGGCGGTCGAACAAGCCCGGCACGCCGCCTGCTGCGCCTGCTATCGTGCCCGATGCGCAGGCTCCCACGGGTGGCGCAGCCGATGGTGCCGCGGGCGATGAGGGTGTTGGCGCATGA
- a CDS encoding DUF6094 domain-containing protein, with product MALMFPRLARNFIRNGYFPTDEPTLERALSALAPSPGSMSILDPCAGEGVAIAEAAHALGREQVQAFAVEYDAERARHARQLVDRCIQGDLMDTLISRQSFGLLWLNPPYGDLSKDVNGNIGYQGQGRARLEKLFYQRALPLLQYGGVLIFIVPSYVLDPELVGWLTRHFVDLRIYRAVETQFKQVVIFGRRIRQRDQASESVKAVRGLLLQIGQGDAEAEELPLEWPFLPYTVPASPAEPEHFYRVTMEPEQFADEVGRLQGLWPALDTHLGAAQQSLRPPARALSHWHLALALAAGAISGVVTSKSGRVLVVKGDTHKEKMLQTEYTERDDGSVAETRILTDKFVPVIRAWDLTLGSPTWGEVLTIR from the coding sequence ATGGCACTCATGTTTCCGCGCCTGGCGCGCAATTTCATTCGTAACGGCTACTTCCCCACCGACGAACCGACGCTGGAGCGGGCCTTGTCCGCACTGGCGCCGTCTCCCGGCTCCATGTCCATCCTCGATCCCTGCGCCGGCGAAGGCGTGGCGATCGCCGAAGCCGCTCACGCCCTCGGGCGCGAGCAGGTCCAGGCCTTCGCCGTCGAGTACGACGCCGAGCGCGCCCGCCACGCACGGCAACTTGTCGATCGCTGCATCCAAGGTGACCTGATGGACACGCTGATCTCGCGCCAGTCCTTCGGGCTGCTGTGGCTGAACCCGCCGTATGGCGACCTGAGCAAGGACGTGAACGGCAACATCGGCTATCAGGGCCAGGGCCGTGCGCGGCTGGAGAAGCTCTTCTATCAGCGCGCGCTGCCGCTGCTGCAGTACGGCGGCGTGCTGATCTTCATCGTGCCGTCCTACGTGCTCGACCCCGAGCTGGTCGGATGGTTGACGCGCCACTTCGTCGACCTGCGCATCTACCGTGCGGTGGAAACGCAGTTCAAGCAGGTGGTGATCTTCGGCCGCAGGATTCGTCAGCGCGACCAGGCGTCGGAGTCGGTCAAGGCCGTGCGTGGTCTGCTGCTGCAGATCGGACAGGGCGACGCCGAAGCCGAGGAGCTGCCGCTCGAATGGCCGTTCCTGCCGTACACCGTCCCTGCCAGCCCGGCCGAGCCGGAGCACTTCTATCGCGTGACGATGGAGCCCGAGCAGTTCGCCGATGAAGTCGGCCGGCTGCAAGGACTCTGGCCGGCGCTCGATACGCATCTGGGCGCCGCGCAGCAGTCGCTGCGTCCGCCCGCGCGGGCCTTGTCGCACTGGCATCTCGCCCTGGCCTTGGCCGCAGGCGCGATTTCCGGCGTAGTGACGTCCAAGAGCGGGCGCGTGCTCGTCGTCAAAGGTGACACCCACAAGGAGAAGATGCTCCAGACGGAATACACCGAACGCGACGACGGCTCCGTGGCCGAGACACGCATCCTCACCGACAAGTTCGTGCCGGTCATTCGTGCATGGGACTTGACGCTGGGCTCGCCTACGTGGGGCGAAGTGCTGACCATCCGCTGA
- a CDS encoding single-stranded DNA-binding protein, giving the protein MSTHFVGEGNIGSAPDYREFPNGNDEPRRLLRLNVYFDNPIPKKDGEYEDRGGFWAPVELWHRDAEHWKTLYQKGMRVLVEGRTVRDEWEDADENERVTFKVEARRVGILPYRIESVALSAKPAGGQ; this is encoded by the coding sequence ATGAGCACGCACTTCGTCGGCGAGGGCAACATCGGTTCTGCGCCGGACTACCGCGAATTTCCGAACGGCAACGACGAGCCGCGCCGGCTGCTTCGCCTGAACGTCTACTTCGACAACCCGATCCCGAAGAAGGACGGCGAGTACGAAGATCGCGGCGGCTTCTGGGCGCCCGTGGAGCTGTGGCACCGCGACGCCGAGCACTGGAAGACGCTGTACCAGAAAGGTATGCGGGTGCTGGTCGAGGGCCGCACCGTGCGCGACGAATGGGAGGACGCCGACGAGAACGAGCGCGTCACGTTCAAGGTCGAGGCCCGGCGCGTGGGCATCCTGCCGTACCGCATCGAGTCGGTGGCGCTCAGCGCCAAGCCGGCCGGCGGACAGTAG
- a CDS encoding chromate resistance protein ChrB domain-containing protein, protein MSFLALFISLPTKASTGRMRVWRSVKALGCATLRDGVYLLPDSADSATALDEVAAQSVEAGGSGEVYRLSECEEGQEATLRALFDRGEEYAGIAEEIKELGRSLASLDGAAAARKLQPLVRRFEHVARIDFFPGEAQRQTLSLLDDLRDALTRRLSPDEPTPRQADIPRLERADYRGRVWATRARPWVDRLASAWLIRRFIDPKASIVWLASPADCKADWLGFDFDGATFSHVGTKVTFETLLASFGLEDDPALTRLGELVHCLDVGGLPVPEAPGIEQLLAGLRASESDDDALLVRACEVFDWLLKSYEEKTT, encoded by the coding sequence TTGAGCTTTCTCGCGCTGTTCATCAGCCTGCCCACCAAGGCATCGACCGGCCGCATGCGCGTCTGGCGCTCCGTCAAGGCGCTGGGCTGCGCGACGCTGCGCGATGGGGTCTATCTGCTGCCCGACTCGGCCGATAGCGCTACGGCGCTGGACGAAGTGGCGGCGCAGTCGGTCGAGGCCGGGGGCAGCGGCGAGGTCTATCGTCTGTCGGAGTGTGAGGAAGGCCAGGAGGCCACCCTGCGCGCCCTGTTCGACCGCGGCGAGGAGTACGCCGGCATCGCCGAGGAGATCAAAGAACTCGGGCGGAGCCTAGCATCCCTGGATGGCGCCGCCGCCGCGCGCAAGCTCCAGCCACTCGTGCGCCGCTTCGAGCACGTGGCGCGCATCGATTTCTTCCCCGGCGAGGCGCAGCGGCAGACCTTGAGCCTGCTCGACGACCTGCGCGATGCGCTCACCCGCCGACTTTCTCCCGACGAGCCGACCCCTCGGCAGGCTGACATTCCGCGACTGGAGCGCGCCGACTATCGGGGCCGTGTCTGGGCCACGCGAGCCCGTCCGTGGGTCGACCGGCTCGCCTCGGCCTGGCTGATCCGCCGGTTTATCGACCCGAAGGCCAGCATCGTCTGGCTGGCGAGTCCCGCCGACTGCAAAGCCGATTGGCTCGGCTTCGATTTCGACGGTGCGACGTTCAGCCACGTCGGTACCAAGGTCACCTTCGAGACGCTGCTGGCGAGTTTTGGCCTGGAGGATGACCCAGCGCTGACGCGCCTGGGCGAACTGGTGCATTGCCTGGACGTGGGCGGGCTGCCGGTACCGGAAGCGCCGGGCATCGAGCAGCTGCTCGCGGGCCTGAGAGCATCCGAATCCGACGACGACGCGTTGCTCGTTCGCGCGTGCGAAGTTTTTGATTGGCTGTTGAAAAGTTACGAGGAAAAAACAACGTGA